One genomic region from Granulicatella adiacens ATCC 49175 encodes:
- a CDS encoding single-stranded DNA-binding protein translates to MNLVSLIGRVVKEVEVQQLQPSGKSVFNNTIAVQNVYRNNDDSYHSHFIQVVAWGKIAERIGKFVRKGDRIGVEGRLNTRRYTNKNHQEVYVTEVVIEQVYFLERKHETEEIESPFEDPQSLFVE, encoded by the coding sequence ATGAATTTAGTATCTTTAATTGGTCGTGTTGTCAAAGAGGTGGAAGTACAACAGCTTCAACCTTCAGGAAAAAGTGTGTTTAATAATACAATTGCTGTGCAAAATGTATATCGAAACAATGATGATTCTTATCATTCACACTTCATTCAAGTGGTCGCTTGGGGCAAAATTGCAGAACGGATCGGCAAGTTTGTCAGAAAAGGAGACCGGATTGGAGTAGAAGGAAGACTGAATACCCGTCGCTATACGAACAAGAACCATCAAGAAGTTTACGTTACCGAAGTTGTTATTGAACAAGTATATTTTTTAGAAAGAAAGCACGAAACAGAGGAGATAGAATCTCCGTTTGAAGATCCACAAAGTCTTTTTGTGGAATAG
- the whiA gene encoding DNA-binding protein WhiA, whose amino-acid sequence MTKRERRNKRVSLLSFAAETKQELTQLEVQYDYSKYELAALIRMNGAVGILNRQLILNIQTENAAIARRIYILLKKYYQVESELLVRRKMKLKKNNVYIVRLKHGTEEILEDLNIKSSGLFNMRVPENIRDDEEKMRAYLRGAFLAGGSINDPKTSRYHLEIYSIYEEHNDDICQMMNAFGLNARTIERRKGYITYLKEAEKIADFLAVIHASNAMLHFEDIRIIRDMRNTANRLVNCENANINKVVNAATRQIEEIQYIEDTVGLDSLPDKLSEIAKIRLENPEISLKELGEMLPSGPISKSGVNHRLRKISEFAQNLKEEKSN is encoded by the coding sequence ATGACAAAAAGAGAAAGGAGGAACAAACGAGTGTCCTTATTATCTTTTGCTGCAGAAACAAAACAAGAGTTAACACAGCTAGAAGTGCAATATGATTATTCCAAATACGAATTAGCGGCGCTTATTCGTATGAATGGTGCGGTTGGGATTTTAAATCGCCAATTAATCTTAAATATTCAAACGGAAAATGCAGCCATTGCTAGACGTATTTATATTTTATTGAAAAAGTATTATCAAGTTGAGAGTGAGCTCTTGGTTCGACGCAAAATGAAGCTAAAGAAAAACAATGTTTATATTGTACGTCTGAAACATGGAACGGAAGAAATTTTAGAAGATTTGAATATCAAATCAAGCGGATTATTCAATATGCGCGTTCCAGAAAATATTAGAGACGATGAAGAAAAAATGCGTGCGTATCTTCGAGGCGCTTTTCTAGCAGGAGGATCCATTAATGATCCAAAGACGAGCCGTTATCATCTAGAAATCTACTCTATTTATGAAGAACACAATGATGATATTTGCCAGATGATGAATGCTTTTGGATTGAATGCTAGAACGATTGAGCGTCGAAAAGGATATATCACTTATTTAAAAGAAGCAGAGAAAATTGCGGACTTTTTAGCGGTGATTCACGCATCGAATGCCATGCTTCATTTTGAAGATATTCGTATTATTCGAGATATGAGAAATACAGCTAACCGCCTTGTGAATTGCGAAAATGCAAATATCAATAAGGTAGTTAATGCCGCAACTCGTCAAATTGAAGAGATTCAATATATCGAAGATACGGTAGGATTAGATTCCTTACCGGATAAATTATCCGAAATCGCAAAAATCCGATTAGAAAATCCGGAAATTAGTTTGAAAGAATTAGGGGAGATGCTTCCTTCTGGTCCAATCTCAAAATCGGGAGTGAATCATAGACTTCGAAAAATCTCGGAATTTGCTCAAAACCTAAAAGAAGAAAAATCCAATTAA